The Psychrobacter sp. 28M-43 genome segment TGTACGTCATAAAGCTTGTTGTATTAATGATACTTTCATTATCCCGATACTATGCGAACCTTACTTTTCTACTTGACCAAAGGCCCTTATATGAATACTTCATACCGTCAATTTCATTCTATTGTAGGGCTGATAATAATGACCGCTACCCTAGCGACTTTAACAGGCTGTAATAACGTGTCGCCCACTGTGAACAGCGCTAACCACAGTGCGGTTGAATCAGTCGCCAGTACAACATCTGCTTTGCCAGCTATTGAAAGTAATATCTTAGGTGACAATGTCTCAGCAGACAGATTTTCAACAGATAAAGTTTCAACAAACAAGGTTTCAGCGGATTACGCTACTGCCGACTACGACAAACGAGCACAAGGCTATGATTGGGTTGGCGTGATGGTACGAGCAGATGGTGATCGACAGATTGACATTAAAGTTCGCTCACGCAGCGATATCAAAAAACCTACTTGTCATTTCGATGGTAAGGCAACACTTATGGGGCAAGATACTGCTCATGGTATGATTTTTCAGGCAAAGGTAAATGACAGCACGGCTTTTTTTCAGTTTAAGGATGACACCCTCATCATCGATAGCCCAGACAAATATGCACTGAACTATTTTTGCTCAGGTGGTGGCTCACTTGCTGGAGAATATAAAAAGCTGGCAGTAGGTTTGGAGATTTAATAGACAGCGCTAACATGCGTTAGGGCGTGTTTTTTATTTTAAAATAGTGATAAAAACAAAAAGGTGCCAGACCATAAGTCTGACACCTTTTTTACGACTGGCTTAGTACGAGTTATTTATACTGACGATCTGCCCTTATACCGCAGATGCACCCGTTAATTTAACCTCAGCACGCTCTTCTTTTGCGATACCAGCATAGTAGTCACGCAAAATCTGTAGTACTTCTGGGCGACTAAAGTTATCTGGTACATCTTCGTCTTCTGATAGCGCTTTACGCAGCTTAGTACCTGACACTTTAACGTGCTCAGAGGCGTCATGCGGGCAAGTCTTATCAGAGGCCATCGCATTACAAGCATTACACCAGAACGTCCAGCCAATTTTGAGCGGTTGGGTGATAAGGTCATCTTTACCAACATGTTCAAAAATAGTTTGCGCATCAAACGCACCATAGTAATCGCCGACACCAGCATGATCACGACCAACAATCAGATGACTACAGCCGTAGTTTTGACGGAATAGCGCATGTAATAATGCCTCACGTGGACCAGCATAGCGCATATCCAACGGATAGCCTGCTTGTATAACGGTATCTTGTCTAAAGTAATTATCAATTAGCGTTTTAATGGCTTCTTGACGAACTTCTGCTGGGATGTCGCCAGGTTTCAATGCGCCTAATAATGAATGAATCAATACACCATCACAGATCTCAATCGCAATCTTGGCCAAATACTCATGTGAACGGTGCATTGGGTTGCGCGTTTGGAATGCAGCCACTGTTTTCCAGCCTTTAGCATCCAAAATTGCGCGTGTTTCTGCTGGCGTTTTGTAGATTTCTGGATATAACGTTGGGAACTCGCCTTCACTCAATACTTCAACACTACCGGCAATATTGACGGCTTCTTGGTTCAATACTTGCTGTACGCCTGGATGCTCTGAATCCGTGGTCGTAAATACTTGCTGACACTCATGTTCTTTATCGATGGTATAGGTTTCTTCTACCGTCAAGATACCCATGACTTCACCATCTTGAGCGACCAATGCTACTTTGTCGCCTTGGCTCAAACTATCTGCCGTCTCTTTTGGCGCAGACAAGGTGATAGGGATTGGCCAAAACAAACCTGCGTTTTCACCGCTTTGCAAGCGCATGTTGTCTACCACACCCTGCCAGTCCGCTTGATTCATAAAGCCATTTAACGGAGTGAAACCACCAATACCGAACATGATTAAATCACCACGCTCACGTGAGCTTAGAGTGATGGTCGGCAATGTGCTGGCAAGTTCTAATGCTTGCTCACGTGCTTCGCCTTCTAACAACAGTGGTTTAAGCTCGGCACTGCCATGTGGAGGAACAAGTTTTGATTTGAATTGGGATTGGGTTGGGCTTTGAGTTTGAGACATATAGTTATTAAAACCTCTTATAAAAAGAATGGTTGGAAGAGATGAGCAAAAATGCAAAAGCGATTAAATGTACAAAACTGAGAAGAAAGCCGTCGATAGATAATAAGTAGCGTACTAGCGACTGGGCATTAAATTTGATACGCATAGGCTACCTAACTTTCGTTATGAAAATTTATGCTGTGTTTGGATATGGATATGTCTGAAAGGAATTTATGTTTCTGGGTACAAGCTTATATTATGTATAGCTGAATTATTTACATTGCGAACGGCAATAAAACCTATTACACACGCAAATCATTTTCGTCGCTGATTTTAAGATTAAAAACAAAACTGAGATTACGTCATGTATCAATATAATTACGCTGACCAGACTTTGGTAGAGGAACGAGTTGCCCAATTTCGCGACCAAACCGAGCGGTTTTTGGCAGGTGAGCTGCCAGAAGAGCAGTTTTTGCCATTACGGTTGCAAAATGGCCTATACATCCAGCGTTATGCGCCGATGTTGCGTATCGCCATTCCTTACGGATTGCTTGCCAGCTACCAGTTGCGCAAACTGGCCGAGATTACTCGTAAATATGATAAAGGCTATGGCCACTTCACGACCCGTACCAATATCCAGCTGAACTGGCCAAAACTAGAAGATGTGCCAGATATTTTGGCTGAATTAGCCTCAGTACAGATGCATGCCATCCAAACCTCAGGCAACTGTATCCGTAATACCACCACCGATCCATATGCTGGTATTCATAAAGAAGAAATCGCTGATCCACGTCCTTATTGTGAAATTATTCGTCAGTGGTCAACCTTCCATCCTGAGTTTGCTTTTTTGCCGCGTAAATTTAAGATTGCCGTCATCGGCACCAATGATGACCGTGCAGCAACCCAAGTACATGATGTCGGCCTACACGTAAAAACCAATGATGAAGGTGAGATTGGTTTTGAAGTATTGGTTGGCGGTGGTCTAGGACGTATTCCTGTCCTTGGTAAAGTTATCAATAAATTCTTGCCACGTCAGCATCTGCTGAGTTATTTAGACGCCATCTTGCGTGTCTATAACTTGCATGGTCGCCGTGACAAAGGCAGCAAATACAGATCACGTATCAAGATTTTGGTCGAAAGCATGGGCGGTCCAGCCTTCGCCAAATTGGTCAATGCTGAATGGGAAGCCCACACCAAAGATGGTCCACTTACTTTGACTGATGAGAACTTTGCAACGGCGACTGGTTTCTTTAGTGAGCCTGACTATGTATCGTTTGACGCGCTACAAGTACAGTCTGAGCTACAACAGCAACTGAGCGCTGATAAAGATTTTGCCAACTGGTACAACCAAAATACCGTAGCGCACAAAATAGCTGGCTATCGTGCGGTGGTGATTTCTCTTAAGGCAGGCTTGGTCGATGGCAAATATGTACCATCCGGCGATGTCAGTGAATCACAAATGGATGCACTGGCTGACCTGTCTGACAAATATAGCTTTGGTGAGCTACGTGGTACTTATCAGCAGAATCTAGTATTCGCTGATGTGGAGACCAATAAGCTTTATGAGTTATGGCAGCAGCTATCAGAGTTGCATTTAGCGCGCGCAAACATCAACACCCTAACAGATATGATTGTCTGCCCAGGTTGGGATTATTGCTCGCTTGCCAATGCGACCACCCACAACATCGCTGAACAAATCGAAAAACAGTTCGATGACCTAGACTATCTATATGACTTGGGTGAGATTCGCCTGAACATGTCTGGCTGTATCAATGCTTGTGCGCACCATCATACAGGCGATATTGGTATCTTGGGCGTCGATAAAAAAGGCGAACATTGGTATCAGATTAGCCTTGGCGGCAACTCTAGCGACGATGCCAAACTTGGCAAAATCTTAGGCAAATCTGTGCCTGCCCTTGAGGTTGCTAACACCATACAGCAGATCGTTGATGTCTATGTGGACTTACGTGCCAGCACTGATAACGATGTAGAAAGCTTTGGTCAATTGGTTGAGCGCGTTGGTATTGATCCATTTAAGGAGAAGGTCTATGGCTAATCACCATATTTTGGACAGTCATGGCGTCGATATCGGCAGTCAAGATACATGGCATGTACTTACTACTGATGCACTGCCAGAGAGCATTGTATCGACTAACATTACGTTGCTTGAGCTACTACAAAAACAAGAAAAGCCTGACGTGATCGTGCCACTTGTTGATCTGTTAGATACTACGGGCGCACAGGCTGGCGGTCTGATTAAAGAAGTTTATGAGCTGATCGTACAGCACAGTAGCCGACTTGGATTGTGGGTTACTGCCGATACTGACGCTGATGCACTAGAAGGGCTTAGTGAGTTCTTATCAACGCACGCACTTATCGTGATTGATGTGCCGAAGTTCGCTGATGGTCGTCACTTTAGCTTTGCACGTACGCTGCGCCAAATCGGTTATACAGGCGAGATTCGAGTGGCTGGCGCGTTTGGCCGCGATCAAATTGCTTATATGCTACGCACGGGCGTTGATAGCTTTGTATTGAGCGAGCATGACCTAGAAGCAGATTCTAAGTTTGGTATTGAGCAAGCCTTTACTGCCCTTGCCAGTAGCTATGACGGTCGAAGCGCTTCAGATTTACCGATGTTTGCACAATCGTCAGAGCCTTCAGTCGCATAGCTGTCGCACTGACTATTAATTTTATAGTAATACCCGATATTTTTAATCAACCTTTTTATATTAACAACAATTAAGGAACGTATTATGAGCCAATTACACCCAAACCTAGACCTTGACCAAGCCAACCAAGACCTACAAGGTAAGTCACCTGAGCAAATCGTTGAGTGGGCACTGACTCAAGCAAAAAACCCAATCATCACGACCAACTTCCGTCCGTATGAATCAGCGATTTTGCATTTGGTTGCTAAACAGCGCCCTGATATCACGGTATTGTGGGTAGACTCAGGTTACAACACTGATGCTACTTATCAGTTTGCCAACAAGCTTATCCATGACTTGAACCTAAATGTCGTTACTTATATTCCTAAGCAAACGGCTGCACACCGTGACGCGACGATGAATGGCATCCCAGGTATCGATAACCCACAGCATGACGAGTTCACTGAGCAAGTTAAACTCGAGCCGTTCCGCCGTGCATTAGATGAGCTAAAGCCAGATGTGTGGTTCAATGCTATTCGTAAAGACCAAACTGAGTTCCGCCAAGGTCTTGACGTACTTAGCCTATCAAAAGACGGCGTGCTAAAAGTAGCGCCATTGTTTGAAAAAACAGATGCTGATCTAGACGTATACTTAGATGAGCACAACTTGCCAAACGAGCATGACTACTTTGATCCAACGAAAGTAGAAGAAAGCCGTGAGTGTGGCTTGCATACTCAGCTATAGTAAGGCGCTGACTGTAGCGATTGTTTATTGAACGATGGCTATAGCTATATCAATAAAAAAATCCCGCTTGGCTCTTATAGAGTCGTTAAGCGGGATTTTTTTGTGCTGTTCTATCTATAGTCAAAGAAATCTAATACTAGTTCTCTGACTATATATCGAAAACTTACCGCTATTCCTATTATTAGCGAAAACAGGAATTAATATCTCAAAAACGAATATACTAATGCCAATTCACTAGGTGAGAGTATGCCTGTGATACCTCATAATGGCGGCATTCCTTATATCTTTTCTACCTTTTATAATAAACAATTAAATATATGGTGACATTATGAACACCTTCCCGCTATTTTTTAAATTAGAAGACCGTAAAGTGCTTATCGTGGGCGGCGGCGAAGTGGCACTGCGTAAAGCGGATTTGCTCAGCCGTGCAGGCGCCTGTATCACTATACTTGCACCTGATATCAGCCACGAGCTACAAGCACTGCTAACTGACAGCAAACATGAATTTATCTATGAGAATTATAATAAAACCTATATGTCAGGCGCACGGGTAATCATTGCCGCGACTGATGATGAGACGCTGAATCACCAAATCCATGCAGATGCGACTGAGCTAAACATTCCAGTCAATGTGGTCGATACGCCGCATTTATGTGACTTTATCTTTCCAGCGATTATCGATCGCAATCCTATTGTGATTGGTATCTCATCAAATGGTAAAGCGCCTGTGCTAGCACGCTTATTACGGGCACGCCTTGAGACGTTAATCCCGCAAGGCTACGGAAAATTAGCAAAGTTGGCAGGTGAATTCCGCAGTGAGGTAAAAGCCAAAATACCAACGCTTACTGGCCGTCGTCAGTTTTGGGAACGCGCGTTTGAAGGCCAAGTCAGTCAGCTCATGTTTGCAGGTAATGAAACTGAAGCGACTGCACAACTGAAAGCTGATTTGGATAGTACTGCCGCTGCTATCAGTAAGAAAAGCGATGATGCAAACTCGGTTAGAGAGTCAGATGCCATCAAGAACGTCGCATCGAATGAGTCAGAAAAAAACTTACCAGCCATTGGTGAAGTTTATATTGTTGG includes the following:
- the sat gene encoding sulfate adenylyltransferase, with the translated sequence MSQTQSPTQSQFKSKLVPPHGSAELKPLLLEGEAREQALELASTLPTITLSSRERGDLIMFGIGGFTPLNGFMNQADWQGVVDNMRLQSGENAGLFWPIPITLSAPKETADSLSQGDKVALVAQDGEVMGILTVEETYTIDKEHECQQVFTTTDSEHPGVQQVLNQEAVNIAGSVEVLSEGEFPTLYPEIYKTPAETRAILDAKGWKTVAAFQTRNPMHRSHEYLAKIAIEICDGVLIHSLLGALKPGDIPAEVRQEAIKTLIDNYFRQDTVIQAGYPLDMRYAGPREALLHALFRQNYGCSHLIVGRDHAGVGDYYGAFDAQTIFEHVGKDDLITQPLKIGWTFWCNACNAMASDKTCPHDASEHVKVSGTKLRKALSEDEDVPDNFSRPEVLQILRDYYAGIAKEERAEVKLTGASAV
- a CDS encoding nitrite/sulfite reductase yields the protein MYQYNYADQTLVEERVAQFRDQTERFLAGELPEEQFLPLRLQNGLYIQRYAPMLRIAIPYGLLASYQLRKLAEITRKYDKGYGHFTTRTNIQLNWPKLEDVPDILAELASVQMHAIQTSGNCIRNTTTDPYAGIHKEEIADPRPYCEIIRQWSTFHPEFAFLPRKFKIAVIGTNDDRAATQVHDVGLHVKTNDEGEIGFEVLVGGGLGRIPVLGKVINKFLPRQHLLSYLDAILRVYNLHGRRDKGSKYRSRIKILVESMGGPAFAKLVNAEWEAHTKDGPLTLTDENFATATGFFSEPDYVSFDALQVQSELQQQLSADKDFANWYNQNTVAHKIAGYRAVVISLKAGLVDGKYVPSGDVSESQMDALADLSDKYSFGELRGTYQQNLVFADVETNKLYELWQQLSELHLARANINTLTDMIVCPGWDYCSLANATTHNIAEQIEKQFDDLDYLYDLGEIRLNMSGCINACAHHHTGDIGILGVDKKGEHWYQISLGGNSSDDAKLGKILGKSVPALEVANTIQQIVDVYVDLRASTDNDVESFGQLVERVGIDPFKEKVYG
- a CDS encoding DUF934 domain-containing protein, whose translation is MANHHILDSHGVDIGSQDTWHVLTTDALPESIVSTNITLLELLQKQEKPDVIVPLVDLLDTTGAQAGGLIKEVYELIVQHSSRLGLWVTADTDADALEGLSEFLSTHALIVIDVPKFADGRHFSFARTLRQIGYTGEIRVAGAFGRDQIAYMLRTGVDSFVLSEHDLEADSKFGIEQAFTALASSYDGRSASDLPMFAQSSEPSVA
- a CDS encoding phosphoadenosine phosphosulfate reductase family protein yields the protein MSQLHPNLDLDQANQDLQGKSPEQIVEWALTQAKNPIITTNFRPYESAILHLVAKQRPDITVLWVDSGYNTDATYQFANKLIHDLNLNVVTYIPKQTAAHRDATMNGIPGIDNPQHDEFTEQVKLEPFRRALDELKPDVWFNAIRKDQTEFRQGLDVLSLSKDGVLKVAPLFEKTDADLDVYLDEHNLPNEHDYFDPTKVEESRECGLHTQL